A portion of the Corynebacterium ammoniagenes DSM 20306 genome contains these proteins:
- the dcd gene encoding dCTP deaminase, which yields MLLSDKDIRAAIDAGRLGIEPFAPDLIQPSSVDVRIDKYFRVFNNSKYTHIDPKQDMPDLTTEVEVPDDEPFVLHPGEFVLAATLEKFTLPNDLAGRLEGKSSLGRLGLLTHSTAGFIDPGFSGHITLELSNVANLPITLWPGMKVGQMAMFMMSSPAEVPYGSGALGSKYQGQRGPTASKSYLNFQ from the coding sequence GTGCTGTTATCCGATAAGGACATCCGCGCTGCCATTGATGCGGGGCGCTTAGGCATTGAACCTTTCGCACCGGATTTAATCCAACCATCGAGCGTGGATGTGCGCATCGATAAGTACTTCCGCGTCTTTAATAACTCGAAGTACACTCATATCGACCCCAAGCAAGACATGCCTGATCTGACCACCGAAGTCGAAGTGCCCGACGATGAACCTTTTGTGCTGCACCCCGGCGAATTTGTTCTCGCTGCGACCTTGGAGAAATTTACCCTGCCCAATGACCTGGCGGGCCGGTTGGAAGGTAAATCTTCGCTGGGCCGTCTGGGGCTTCTGACGCACTCCACCGCTGGTTTTATTGACCCGGGCTTTTCTGGCCACATCACCTTGGAGCTTTCTAATGTGGCTAATTTGCCCATTACTTTGTGGCCAGGGATGAAGGTCGGGCAGATGGCGATGTTTATGATGAGCTCGCCGGCGGAAGTGCCCTATGGCTCCGGGGCGTTGGGCTCGAAGTACCAAGGTCAGCGCGGGCCGACGGCGTCGAAGTCCTACTTGAATTTTCAATAA
- a CDS encoding pyridoxal phosphate-dependent aminotransferase: MTSPRLRILDQADKLRNVAYDIRGEVSAEAERMEMDGNRILRLDTGNPALFGFDAPDVIMRDMIAALPTAQGYSTSKGIVSARRAIYTRYELEDFPAFDINDVYLGNGVSELIMMTMQALLSDGDEVLIPAPDYPLWTAATSLSGGTPVHYICDEEDEWNPSIEDIESKITERTKAIVVINPNNPTGAVYSREVLEKIAAIARKHSLLVLADEIYDRIIYDDVQHISMASLVPDLLCITYNGLSKAYRVAGYRAGWMVLTGPKDHAAGFIEGLDLMAGTRLCPNVPAQHAIQVALGGKQSIYALTAESGRLHRQRDVAFEKLNEIPGVSVTKAQGALYAFPRLDPNVYEIHDDTKLMLDILRSEKILMVQGTGFNWPTTDHFRIVTLPWVSQLEEAIERLGNFLVSYKQ, translated from the coding sequence ATGACTTCTCCACGACTTCGAATCCTTGACCAAGCCGACAAACTGCGCAATGTCGCCTACGACATTCGCGGCGAGGTATCAGCGGAGGCGGAGCGCATGGAAATGGACGGCAACCGCATTCTGCGCCTAGATACCGGCAACCCGGCGCTTTTTGGTTTTGATGCTCCTGACGTCATCATGCGGGATATGATTGCGGCGTTGCCGACTGCCCAGGGCTATTCCACCTCCAAGGGTATTGTCTCTGCGCGCCGGGCTATTTATACCCGCTATGAGCTGGAGGATTTCCCGGCTTTTGATATCAATGATGTCTACTTGGGCAATGGTGTCTCCGAGCTCATCATGATGACCATGCAGGCATTGCTTTCCGATGGCGACGAGGTGCTTATCCCCGCCCCTGACTACCCGTTGTGGACTGCGGCTACTTCCCTGTCTGGCGGCACGCCGGTGCACTATATCTGCGACGAGGAAGATGAGTGGAATCCTTCGATTGAAGATATTGAATCGAAGATTACCGAGCGCACCAAGGCGATTGTGGTCATCAACCCCAATAACCCAACCGGCGCGGTGTATTCCCGCGAGGTTTTGGAAAAGATTGCGGCGATCGCTCGTAAGCACTCCTTGCTGGTGCTTGCCGATGAAATCTACGACCGCATCATCTACGACGATGTCCAGCACATCTCCATGGCCTCTTTGGTGCCGGACTTGTTGTGCATTACCTACAACGGTCTGTCGAAGGCTTACCGCGTTGCTGGCTACCGCGCCGGCTGGATGGTGCTGACGGGCCCGAAAGACCACGCTGCGGGCTTTATCGAGGGCTTAGACCTGATGGCCGGCACGCGTTTGTGCCCGAATGTGCCGGCGCAGCACGCTATCCAGGTCGCGCTCGGGGGCAAGCAATCGATTTATGCGCTCACCGCAGAATCCGGCCGCTTGCATCGCCAGCGCGATGTGGCTTTTGAAAAGCTCAACGAGATCCCTGGTGTCTCGGTGACTAAGGCGCAGGGCGCGCTTTACGCCTTCCCGCGCTTGGACCCGAACGTGTATGAGATCCACGATGACACCAAGTTGATGTTAGATATTTTGCGCTCAGAAAAAATCCTCATGGTGCAAGGCACCGGATTTAACTGGCCGACTACCGACCACTTCCGAATTGTCACCCTCCCCTGGGTTTCTCAGTTGGAAGAAGCTATTGAACGTCTCGGCAACTTCCTGGTGAGTTATAAGCAGTAA
- a CDS encoding DUF1707 SHOCT-like domain-containing protein, giving the protein MNDKDIRLSDNDRNDAINQLARAVGEGRLSMDEFEDRSNEVMHATLGKDLVPVLKDIPALRNEEIKEFSRADIDKLRADGRKTRAGIALISTLLGFSIGPVLIATGTTFAGIACLVAVPIIWVLLYVMKIGPDSWHTPSIRQLERQRKREIEAQRKDKWSQLSDEAFGIAQRQLSRWNKK; this is encoded by the coding sequence ATGAACGACAAAGACATCCGGTTATCTGACAATGACCGCAATGACGCGATAAACCAGCTCGCACGCGCGGTGGGCGAGGGTCGCTTGAGCATGGACGAATTTGAGGATCGCTCCAACGAGGTCATGCACGCTACCCTCGGCAAAGATTTAGTGCCCGTGCTCAAAGATATTCCAGCGCTGCGTAATGAGGAGATTAAGGAATTTTCGCGGGCTGACATCGATAAGCTGCGCGCCGATGGCCGCAAGACCCGCGCTGGTATTGCCCTGATTTCTACCCTCCTGGGTTTTTCTATCGGCCCTGTTCTCATCGCCACTGGTACAACCTTTGCTGGTATTGCCTGCCTGGTTGCCGTGCCGATTATTTGGGTATTGCTGTATGTGATGAAAATTGGCCCCGATAGTTGGCACACCCCGTCAATTCGCCAGCTCGAGCGGCAACGCAAGCGCGAAATTGAAGCCCAGCGCAAGGATAAATGGAGCCAACTTTCCGATGAAGCCTTCGGAATTGCGCAACGGCAGCTATCGAGGTGGAATAAGAAATAG
- a CDS encoding glycoside hydrolase family 3 N-terminal domain-containing protein, translating into MKRFAGLIVSVGMLAGCATPAEQTPTTSPSSTTTMTTTTTPEPEPDPAQVRQQVASMLMPGVVSYDDAKAKLEAGVGGIFITSWADPNLLTEPGRDIHALRAEIGRPFDVAIDFEGGRVQRFSHILGDHPAPRDLAATMSMEEVEAKAQEIGQSLSAHGITVDFAPVIDVDGGGLEVVGDRSFSQDPRLAGDYGAAFARGLQRAGVHPVFKHYPGHGRASGDTHLGEAITPPLPELMGHDLIPFEEAFVQAPGAAVMVGHMVVPGLGDGITPASLNNHAYGLLRNHHKFDGMAYTDDLTGMAAISNTMSIEQAVPKALAAGADQALWSSASDINAVIDACVHAVETGEIHPYRLQSGAQRVAHRLDSMQ; encoded by the coding sequence ATGAAAAGGTTTGCTGGATTAATTGTCTCCGTCGGGATGCTCGCCGGGTGCGCGACACCTGCTGAGCAAACCCCGACTACCTCCCCAAGTTCAACCACGACCATGACCACAACCACGACGCCGGAGCCAGAACCTGATCCCGCACAGGTAAGGCAGCAAGTTGCCAGCATGCTCATGCCCGGGGTGGTCAGCTATGACGATGCCAAGGCAAAGCTCGAAGCCGGTGTCGGCGGGATTTTTATCACCAGCTGGGCAGATCCCAATTTGCTGACCGAGCCGGGACGCGATATTCACGCTCTGCGCGCTGAAATCGGCCGCCCTTTTGATGTGGCTATTGATTTTGAAGGCGGCCGGGTGCAGCGCTTTTCCCACATCCTCGGCGATCACCCAGCCCCGCGGGATTTAGCCGCGACGATGAGCATGGAAGAAGTCGAGGCCAAGGCGCAAGAAATCGGCCAGAGCCTAAGCGCGCACGGCATTACGGTGGATTTCGCACCGGTCATTGACGTCGACGGCGGCGGTCTCGAAGTCGTCGGAGACCGCTCCTTTTCCCAAGACCCGCGCCTAGCCGGAGATTATGGTGCGGCTTTTGCCCGCGGGCTTCAGCGCGCAGGTGTGCACCCGGTGTTCAAGCATTATCCCGGCCACGGTCGTGCCTCCGGGGACACTCACCTGGGTGAAGCTATTACTCCGCCTTTGCCGGAGCTGATGGGCCATGATCTCATTCCTTTCGAGGAAGCTTTCGTCCAGGCCCCAGGAGCAGCAGTCATGGTCGGTCACATGGTGGTGCCAGGGCTTGGCGATGGCATAACGCCGGCCAGCCTTAATAACCATGCCTATGGATTATTGCGGAATCATCACAAATTCGACGGCATGGCCTATACCGATGACCTGACCGGAATGGCCGCAATTTCCAATACTATGAGCATTGAACAGGCTGTGCCCAAGGCGCTGGCGGCGGGTGCTGACCAGGCACTATGGTCATCGGCAAGCGATATTAATGCGGTCATTGATGCGTGTGTGCACGCTGTGGAAACTGGAGAAATTCACCCGTATCGCCTGCAGTCGGGTGCCCAGCGGGTGGCTCACAGGTTGGATAGCATGCAATAA
- a CDS encoding UDP-glucose dehydrogenase family protein, which yields MRMTVFGTGYLGVTHAACMAELGHEVLGVDVDDSKIAALSAGTVPFYEPGLPEVLQRNLESGRLSFSTNYARAAEFAHVHFLGVGTPQRHGSYAADMTYVRAVIEELVPMLKGDHVIFGKSTVPVGTAAKLQELADSLAPEGTSVEIAWNPEFLREGYAVKDTITPDRIVLGVRGGESAAEEIAREVYAQPLEQDTPFLVTDLQTAELVKVAANAFLATKISFINAVSEICEITGGDVVALADAIGHDDRIGRKFLGAGLGFGGGCLPKDIRAFMARAGELGADQALTFLREVDAINMRRRDRTVDLAKRAFNGSLLGHRVTVLGCAFKPNSDDVRDSPALSVAGSLSLGGAAVTVYDPQGMDNARKVFPTLNYADSAHAALEDAELVILATEWQEFRELDPEATGKLVASRRIIDGRNVLDVSAWQSAGWIIEALGRSVNNLA from the coding sequence ATGCGAATGACAGTCTTTGGTACCGGGTATTTAGGCGTAACCCACGCAGCATGCATGGCCGAATTGGGCCATGAAGTTTTGGGCGTGGATGTCGATGACAGCAAGATTGCGGCGCTGTCCGCGGGCACGGTGCCTTTTTATGAACCCGGCCTGCCGGAGGTACTGCAGCGCAATCTGGAATCTGGCCGCTTAAGCTTTTCGACGAACTATGCCCGCGCCGCAGAATTCGCCCACGTGCATTTTTTGGGCGTGGGCACCCCGCAGCGCCACGGTTCCTATGCGGCGGATATGACGTATGTGCGCGCAGTGATTGAAGAGCTGGTTCCCATGCTCAAAGGCGACCATGTGATTTTTGGTAAGTCCACGGTGCCGGTGGGAACGGCGGCCAAGTTGCAGGAATTAGCGGATTCTTTGGCGCCGGAGGGCACTTCGGTTGAGATTGCGTGGAATCCGGAATTTTTGCGCGAAGGCTATGCGGTCAAAGACACCATTACCCCGGACCGCATCGTGCTTGGTGTCCGTGGTGGGGAAAGTGCCGCCGAGGAGATTGCGCGTGAGGTATACGCACAGCCGCTGGAGCAAGATACACCCTTTTTGGTCACTGACCTGCAAACCGCGGAGCTGGTGAAAGTCGCGGCGAATGCCTTTTTGGCGACCAAGATTTCTTTTATCAACGCGGTGTCTGAAATTTGTGAAATCACCGGCGGCGACGTGGTGGCGTTGGCGGATGCTATTGGCCACGATGACCGCATCGGCCGCAAATTCTTAGGCGCCGGATTGGGCTTTGGCGGTGGCTGTTTGCCGAAGGATATTCGCGCTTTTATGGCCCGCGCCGGCGAACTGGGTGCTGACCAGGCTTTGACCTTTTTGCGTGAGGTCGATGCTATTAATATGCGCCGCCGCGACCGCACCGTGGATTTGGCCAAGCGGGCATTCAATGGTTCGTTGCTGGGACATCGCGTCACCGTGTTGGGCTGTGCTTTTAAACCAAACTCTGATGACGTGCGGGATTCGCCGGCGTTGTCGGTGGCTGGTTCGCTCTCTTTGGGCGGTGCTGCGGTGACCGTTTATGACCCACAGGGCATGGACAATGCCCGCAAGGTCTTTCCTACTCTCAACTATGCGGACTCCGCGCACGCGGCTTTGGAGGATGCAGAGCTGGTGATTCTCGCAACCGAATGGCAAGAATTCCGCGAGCTCGACCCCGAGGCGACCGGGAAGCTGGTGGCCTCGCGTCGCATTATCGATGGCCGCAACGTTTTGGACGTGTCGGCGTGGCAGTCGGCGGGGTGGATTATCGAGGCTTTGGGCCGATCTGTGAATAACTTGGCCTAG
- a CDS encoding universal stress protein, whose translation MNTAQTMLIAYDGSDRAVRAMEYAARYLQTSTVEILTAWEPVARQAARVVTRTGLQQAAMETEAAENDPAYEEALAICREGVKVAEDLGLAGRAHLVESATTIASAIVDAADELDVDIIVTGTRALKGFRGWWNNSTAEHIVRHAGRPVFIVPPEKDDEDEDDPEYFE comes from the coding sequence ATGAATACTGCACAAACCATGCTCATCGCCTATGACGGTTCTGACCGTGCCGTACGCGCTATGGAATACGCTGCGCGTTATCTACAAACCAGCACGGTAGAAATCCTAACGGCGTGGGAGCCCGTGGCCCGCCAGGCAGCTCGCGTGGTTACGCGCACGGGGTTGCAACAAGCCGCGATGGAAACTGAAGCGGCAGAAAATGACCCGGCTTATGAAGAAGCCCTGGCCATTTGTCGCGAAGGCGTTAAGGTCGCTGAAGATCTCGGCCTTGCCGGTCGTGCGCATTTAGTGGAGTCAGCAACGACTATTGCTTCTGCTATCGTGGACGCGGCAGATGAGTTAGATGTTGATATTATTGTCACCGGTACCCGCGCCTTGAAGGGCTTTCGCGGCTGGTGGAATAACTCCACGGCGGAACATATCGTGCGACACGCCGGCCGCCCTGTCTTCATTGTCCCACCGGAGAAGGATGATGAGGATGAAGATGACCCAGAGTACTTCGAATAA
- a CDS encoding phosphoadenylyl-sulfate reductase gives MGMTDLLNAGKNYRDASISPEGTRDTAPLSADVATTNQALVDKWADKLFDASATDIMAWAAEHAPGRIAVTMSMENTVLAELAAKAGLDADLLFIDTGFHFPETLDTADAVEKRYPQLPLKRITPLLSPAEQDEVYGARMYSWDLAAYNRMRKVEPLNMAMDPYVGWVTGLRRADSEHRASAPALSLDRTGRLKISPIITWDLADTDRYIAEEDLVIHPLTLQGYRSIGCAPVTFPVGDDDDARSGRVFADGKTECGLHE, from the coding sequence ATGGGCATGACGGACCTACTTAACGCGGGCAAGAACTACAGGGATGCATCGATAAGCCCCGAAGGCACACGCGATACTGCGCCGCTTTCGGCTGATGTAGCCACAACCAACCAAGCTTTGGTGGATAAATGGGCAGATAAGCTTTTCGATGCCTCCGCCACCGACATCATGGCCTGGGCCGCCGAGCATGCGCCAGGGCGCATCGCGGTGACCATGTCGATGGAAAATACCGTACTCGCCGAACTCGCCGCGAAAGCGGGCCTGGATGCTGACCTGCTATTTATCGATACCGGCTTTCACTTTCCTGAAACCCTGGACACTGCCGACGCCGTAGAAAAGCGCTACCCGCAGCTGCCTTTAAAGCGCATTACCCCGCTGCTTAGCCCTGCGGAACAAGACGAGGTCTACGGCGCGCGCATGTATAGCTGGGACCTGGCGGCGTATAACCGCATGCGCAAAGTCGAACCGTTGAATATGGCCATGGACCCGTATGTCGGCTGGGTTACCGGGCTGCGCCGAGCGGACTCGGAACACCGCGCGAGTGCCCCAGCCTTGAGCCTGGACCGGACGGGGCGGTTGAAAATCTCGCCGATTATTACCTGGGACTTAGCCGATACCGACCGCTACATTGCCGAGGAAGACTTAGTCATCCACCCGCTGACCTTGCAGGGCTACCGCTCAATCGGTTGTGCGCCGGTAACATTCCCGGTTGGCGACGATGATGATGCGCGCTCTGGTCGCGTTTTTGCCGATGGCAAGACCGAATGCGGACTGCACGAATAA
- a CDS encoding VanW family protein, producing MSVNKAGTGKKWAVVAGLLVGLLVILGVAYALDVVSGKGKLPRKTSVGGVDISRMEPQAAIDKLESELGGATAEPVTVTAGEETSQFIPEQAGMSLDFAAAVESIPEASMNPFARLAAFFGGPQEIDVDADVNPASLEPVLNRLTDELSVDATDGQVVIEEGDVNTVDAELGQTVDRGQLEDGVTHDWLDPSGVEVEPVEVEPVINQDKVEDFASGPAKAALSGPLELTGRNDVTASLDKAAISSFVGVEKKDDNLELVIDTAHAQELFDATLAETETEMQNAKISFAGGSLQVTPHSDGEVIDWETTLRDFNKRVLDEEPRKWDAAYEDEPAEFTTEEAQNASFDEVVGEFTTSGYSDASGRNIELTAQMVNGAVISPGDTFSLNGYTGPRGTAQGFVESGIIIDGHAGTAVGGGISQFATTLYNAAYFGGMTDVAHTPHSYYISRYPAGREATVYEGAIDLVFKNDAQYPVQIQTSVGGGSVTVKLMGVKTVDVESVNNGRWAQTSPNRMELSGDDCSPSSGAPGFTTSDTRIIRDLSGSEISRETTTTVYDPQPIVTCS from the coding sequence ATGTCTGTGAATAAAGCTGGTACAGGGAAAAAGTGGGCCGTGGTCGCAGGGCTCCTCGTGGGTCTTTTGGTGATCTTGGGCGTCGCGTATGCGCTCGATGTTGTCAGTGGCAAAGGCAAACTTCCCCGCAAGACGTCGGTCGGCGGCGTGGATATTTCGCGGATGGAGCCGCAGGCGGCCATCGACAAGCTAGAAAGCGAACTCGGTGGTGCCACCGCCGAACCTGTCACCGTGACCGCTGGGGAGGAAACCTCGCAGTTTATCCCTGAGCAGGCCGGCATGTCCCTGGATTTTGCTGCGGCCGTGGAGTCTATTCCTGAAGCCTCCATGAATCCTTTTGCGCGCCTAGCGGCCTTTTTCGGCGGCCCGCAGGAAATTGATGTCGATGCCGATGTCAACCCTGCGTCTTTGGAACCCGTGCTCAACCGCTTAACCGATGAGCTCTCCGTTGATGCCACCGATGGCCAAGTTGTCATTGAAGAAGGCGACGTTAACACCGTCGATGCCGAGCTGGGCCAAACCGTAGATCGCGGCCAGCTGGAGGATGGCGTTACCCACGACTGGTTGGATCCCAGCGGCGTGGAGGTCGAGCCGGTGGAGGTCGAACCGGTGATTAACCAGGACAAGGTTGAAGATTTTGCTTCTGGTCCGGCCAAGGCTGCGCTCAGTGGCCCGCTGGAGCTGACAGGTCGCAATGATGTGACCGCCAGCTTGGATAAGGCAGCTATTTCCAGCTTCGTTGGGGTAGAGAAGAAGGACGATAACCTCGAGCTGGTCATCGACACGGCGCATGCACAAGAGCTTTTCGATGCCACCTTGGCCGAGACCGAAACCGAGATGCAAAATGCGAAGATCTCCTTTGCCGGTGGGTCTTTGCAGGTCACCCCGCACTCGGATGGTGAGGTCATTGACTGGGAGACCACCTTGCGCGACTTTAATAAGCGCGTGTTGGATGAAGAGCCTCGGAAGTGGGATGCGGCGTATGAAGATGAGCCAGCGGAATTTACCACGGAGGAAGCACAAAATGCGTCCTTTGATGAAGTCGTAGGTGAATTTACTACCTCTGGCTACTCGGATGCGTCCGGGCGCAATATTGAATTGACCGCCCAGATGGTCAATGGCGCGGTGATCTCACCGGGAGATACCTTCTCTTTGAACGGGTATACTGGTCCGCGCGGTACGGCACAGGGCTTTGTGGAGTCCGGCATCATCATTGATGGCCATGCCGGAACCGCTGTGGGCGGCGGCATCTCCCAGTTTGCCACGACGCTGTATAACGCCGCGTACTTTGGTGGCATGACCGATGTCGCGCACACCCCGCACTCGTATTACATCTCCCGCTACCCAGCGGGTCGTGAGGCGACTGTGTACGAAGGCGCGATTGACTTGGTCTTTAAAAATGACGCGCAGTACCCCGTGCAGATTCAAACCAGCGTGGGTGGCGGCAGCGTGACCGTCAAGCTCATGGGTGTCAAGACCGTGGATGTGGAATCGGTCAACAATGGCCGTTGGGCACAAACCTCCCCGAACCGCATGGAGCTGTCAGGAGATGATTGTTCACCATCGAGTGGTGCGCCTGGGTTTACCACGTCAGATACCCGCATTATCCGGGATTTAAGTGGAAGCGAAATCAGCCGGGAAACCACGACGACAGTCTATGATCCCCAGCCGATTGTGACCTGTAGTTAA
- the cysD gene encoding sulfate adenylyltransferase subunit CysD, with translation MTTTLSPHLQDLENESIHILREVAGQFDKVGLLFSGGKDSCVVFELARRAFAPQTVPFELVHIDTGHNFPEVLQFRDELVAETGARLHVAKVQDWIDRGDLQERPDGTRNPLQSVPLVETIAERGYDAVLGGARRDEERARAKERIFSVRDSFGGWDPRRQRPELWDLYNGGKMAGENIRVFPISNWTEADIWEYIGARELRLPEIYYSHQRKLFNRNGMWLSPGEWGGPNDNEPLELKTVRYRTVGDMSCTGAVESTATTPDEILAEISISTLSERGATRADDKLSESAMEDRKKEGYF, from the coding sequence ATGACTACTACTCTCTCGCCGCACCTGCAGGACTTGGAGAATGAATCCATCCACATCCTGCGCGAGGTGGCTGGCCAATTCGACAAGGTAGGCCTGCTGTTTTCTGGCGGCAAAGACTCCTGCGTTGTCTTCGAACTCGCGCGCCGGGCTTTTGCGCCTCAAACCGTGCCTTTTGAATTAGTCCACATTGATACCGGACATAACTTCCCCGAAGTTCTGCAATTTCGCGATGAACTCGTGGCAGAAACCGGCGCACGCCTGCACGTTGCGAAAGTCCAAGACTGGATTGACCGCGGCGATTTGCAAGAGCGCCCCGATGGCACCCGCAACCCGCTGCAGTCCGTGCCGCTGGTAGAAACCATCGCCGAGCGCGGCTACGACGCCGTACTCGGTGGCGCGCGCCGCGATGAAGAACGAGCACGCGCGAAAGAACGCATCTTCTCCGTCCGCGATTCCTTCGGCGGCTGGGACCCACGCCGCCAGCGCCCCGAGCTGTGGGATCTGTACAACGGCGGCAAGATGGCCGGCGAGAATATCCGCGTCTTTCCCATCTCCAACTGGACCGAAGCAGATATCTGGGAATACATCGGTGCGCGCGAGCTGCGCCTGCCAGAGATTTACTACTCCCACCAGCGCAAGCTGTTTAACCGCAACGGCATGTGGCTCTCACCGGGTGAATGGGGCGGACCCAACGACAATGAGCCGTTGGAGCTGAAGACCGTGCGCTACCGCACCGTGGGCGATATGTCGTGCACCGGTGCGGTGGAATCAACCGCAACCACCCCGGATGAAATCTTGGCAGAGATTTCGATTTCCACCTTGTCCGAACGCGGCGCCACGCGTGCCGATGACAAACTATCCGAATCTGCCATGGAAGACCGCAAGAAGGAAGGCTATTTCTGA
- a CDS encoding HNH endonuclease, with protein MTDAYTSYLAAKASGWDVLLAFHQRAGTQQASSIARRDGIAESEVKLLQRIYKNIKPRNKIAAKLRLSLDMLSLVSKYIGKVDARLNDVPSILSTMLKACENATLHEAATRLRKIVSSAERGARTRRTNRLNFAKQPDENGMLHLMGKFKSDQARAIMAAADPYIKSAMKKNPSLQYDQMLANWVINRLLNGTTDDVSEASITYTPRIIFSGDPNVDIERGYLNTLSGAQIPLDEAVNLKLVGTGYVALTTIHDGKAQLETIAPIIRERYSTGLHRVGVILENLVCAHEACNLPGVLCAAHHIRSVGYHGGETSWENTVSLCGPHNARNDDNPNAPPKNGRIERDEHGWAGRQEEPGGPIYHNPNPQFREGWRGTAHDIADNFTAYNSPGSCRDVQ; from the coding sequence ATGACTGATGCTTATACTTCGTATCTCGCCGCGAAAGCCAGCGGCTGGGATGTGTTGTTGGCATTTCATCAGCGCGCCGGCACGCAGCAGGCCAGCAGTATTGCCCGTCGCGATGGAATTGCGGAGTCCGAGGTAAAACTCCTGCAGCGGATATATAAAAACATTAAACCGCGCAATAAAATCGCGGCGAAGCTGCGGTTGAGCTTGGATATGTTGTCGTTGGTGTCCAAGTACATTGGCAAGGTGGACGCACGGCTTAACGATGTCCCCTCGATTCTGAGCACCATGCTCAAAGCCTGTGAGAATGCCACGTTGCATGAAGCAGCGACTCGGTTGCGCAAGATTGTGTCCTCGGCGGAGCGGGGTGCGCGCACCCGGCGGACGAACCGTCTAAATTTTGCCAAGCAGCCGGATGAAAATGGCATGCTGCACCTGATGGGGAAGTTCAAATCCGATCAGGCGCGGGCGATTATGGCGGCAGCGGATCCGTATATTAAGTCGGCGATGAAAAAGAACCCATCGCTGCAGTATGACCAGATGTTGGCTAATTGGGTGATTAATCGTTTGCTCAATGGCACCACGGATGATGTCTCTGAAGCGAGCATTACTTATACGCCCAGGATCATCTTCTCCGGGGATCCGAATGTGGATATCGAGCGCGGATACTTAAATACGTTGTCTGGGGCGCAGATACCGCTGGATGAGGCAGTGAACCTGAAACTTGTCGGCACCGGTTATGTCGCGCTGACAACGATTCATGATGGCAAAGCCCAGTTGGAAACTATCGCGCCGATTATTCGCGAGCGCTATTCCACCGGACTGCACCGCGTGGGAGTTATCTTAGAAAACCTAGTGTGCGCGCATGAAGCGTGCAATCTGCCAGGGGTTTTATGCGCGGCGCACCATATTCGCTCCGTGGGCTATCACGGCGGGGAGACCAGCTGGGAAAACACCGTGAGCCTGTGCGGACCGCACAATGCGCGCAACGATGACAATCCCAACGCCCCGCCGAAAAACGGTCGCATTGAGCGTGATGAACACGGTTGGGCGGGGCGTCAAGAAGAGCCTGGGGGACCCATCTACCACAATCCGAACCCACAATTTCGGGAAGGATGGCGCGGAACCGCGCACGATATTGCCGATAATTTTACTGCTTATAACTCACCAGGAAGTTGCCGAGACGTTCAATAG
- a CDS encoding DUF2613 domain-containing protein, whose amino-acid sequence MIPRTFGPALGSVVVGIALGIVTVIGVAQFSGQDSVPSGHAVPADDAVLGSPEYGSRG is encoded by the coding sequence ATGATCCCTCGCACTTTTGGCCCCGCCTTAGGCTCCGTCGTCGTGGGCATTGCCCTGGGAATTGTCACCGTCATTGGGGTTGCGCAATTTTCTGGGCAAGATTCCGTTCCTTCGGGACATGCGGTACCTGCTGATGATGCCGTGCTGGGCAGCCCCGAATACGGATCTCGCGGATAA